A single region of the Pseudomonas sp. GGS8 genome encodes:
- a CDS encoding nuclear transport factor 2 family protein, with translation MSTAEVRPPLPPFTRESAIEKVRLAEDGWNSRDPERVSLAYTLDTQWRNRAEFAHNREEAKAFLTRKWAKELDYRLIKELWAHGDNRIAVRYAYEWHDDSGNWFRSYGNENWEFDENGLMFNRYACINDLPIKESERKFHWPLGRRPDDHPGLSDLGL, from the coding sequence ATGTCTACTGCCGAAGTTCGTCCGCCATTGCCGCCGTTTACCCGTGAATCGGCCATCGAAAAAGTTCGCTTGGCCGAAGACGGCTGGAACTCCCGCGACCCGGAGCGGGTGTCCCTGGCCTACACCCTGGACACCCAATGGCGTAATCGCGCCGAGTTCGCCCACAACCGCGAAGAAGCCAAAGCTTTTCTGACCCGCAAATGGGCCAAGGAACTGGACTACCGGCTGATCAAGGAACTCTGGGCCCATGGTGACAACCGCATTGCCGTGCGTTACGCCTACGAATGGCACGACGACTCGGGCAACTGGTTCCGTTCCTACGGCAACGAGAACTGGGAGTTCGATGAGAACGGGCTGATGTTCAACCGCTACGCCTGCATCAACGATCTGCCAATCAAGGAAAGCGAGCGCAAGTTCCATTGGCCGCTGGGCCGCCGACCGGATGATCACCCGGGCTTGTCCGACCTGGGTCTGTAA
- the efeO gene encoding iron uptake system protein EfeO has product MKKSPLALLLTLGLLNTPFSAFAATAPLELVGPISDYKIYVTEQLDELASHTQQFTDAVKKGDLATAKKLYAPTRVYYESIEPIAELFSDLDASIDSRVDDHEKGVKAEDFTGFHRIEYSLFSQNSTQGLDELADGLNKDVKDLQTRVAGLTFPPEKVVGGAAALLEEVAATKISGEEDRYSHTDLYDFQGNIDGAKKIVDLFRPQIEKQDAVFMAKVDKNFATVNKTLAKYKTTGGGFDTYDKVKDSDRKALVGPVNTLAEDLSMLRGKLGLN; this is encoded by the coding sequence ATGAAAAAGTCGCCCCTCGCGTTACTGCTCACCCTCGGTTTGCTCAACACCCCGTTTTCGGCTTTCGCGGCGACGGCGCCGCTGGAGTTGGTGGGGCCGATCTCGGACTACAAGATCTACGTCACCGAACAACTGGATGAACTGGCCAGCCACACTCAGCAATTTACCGATGCAGTGAAAAAAGGCGACCTGGCCACCGCCAAAAAGCTCTACGCACCGACCCGCGTCTATTACGAGTCGATCGAACCGATTGCAGAGCTGTTCAGTGACCTCGATGCGTCCATCGACTCGCGGGTCGACGACCACGAAAAAGGCGTGAAGGCCGAAGACTTCACCGGTTTCCATCGCATCGAATACTCGTTGTTTTCGCAGAACAGCACCCAAGGCCTGGACGAGTTGGCCGACGGTTTGAACAAAGACGTGAAAGACCTGCAAACCCGCGTCGCCGGCCTGACCTTCCCACCGGAAAAAGTTGTCGGCGGTGCCGCCGCGTTGCTTGAAGAAGTGGCGGCCACCAAAATCTCCGGCGAGGAAGATCGCTACAGCCACACCGACCTCTATGACTTCCAGGGCAACATTGATGGCGCGAAGAAAATCGTTGACCTGTTCCGTCCCCAGATCGAGAAGCAAGACGCGGTATTCATGGCCAAAGTCGACAAGAACTTCGCCACGGTGAACAAGACATTGGCCAAGTACAAAACCACGGGTGGTGGTTTTGATACGTATGACAAGGTGAAGGACAGCGACCGCAAAGCGCTGGTCGGGCCGGTGAATACATTGGCTGAGGATTTGTCGATGTTGCGGGGAAAATTGGGGTTGAACTGA
- a CDS encoding crotonase/enoyl-CoA hydratase family protein, giving the protein MSQYTAFSVELADNIAHVQINRPEKINSMNAAFWSEIIEIFQWIDDTDEVRVVVLSGAGKHFSSGIDLMMLAGVANELGKDVGRNARLLRRKILALQASFNAVDNCRKPVLAAVQGYCLGGAIDLISACDMRYAAQDAQFSIKEIDIGMAADVGTLQRLPRIIGDGMLRELAYTGRTFGAEEARNIGLVNRVYSDTASLLEGVMGIAREIASKSPIAITGTKEMISYMRDHRIDDGLEYVATWNAAMLQSTDLRVAMAAHMSKQKPEFLD; this is encoded by the coding sequence ATGTCTCAATACACCGCCTTCAGCGTCGAACTGGCCGATAACATCGCCCATGTGCAGATCAACCGCCCGGAAAAAATCAACTCGATGAACGCCGCGTTCTGGAGCGAGATCATCGAAATTTTCCAGTGGATCGACGATACCGATGAAGTGCGGGTGGTGGTGCTCAGTGGTGCCGGCAAGCATTTTTCTTCCGGCATCGACCTGATGATGCTCGCCGGTGTGGCCAATGAGTTGGGCAAGGACGTCGGCCGCAATGCGCGTCTGCTGCGGCGCAAGATCCTGGCGCTGCAAGCGTCGTTCAACGCCGTCGACAACTGCCGCAAACCGGTGCTGGCGGCGGTTCAGGGTTATTGCCTGGGCGGCGCCATCGATCTGATTTCCGCCTGCGACATGCGTTACGCGGCCCAGGACGCGCAATTTTCCATCAAGGAAATCGATATCGGCATGGCGGCCGATGTTGGCACCTTGCAACGCTTGCCGCGGATCATCGGTGACGGCATGCTGCGTGAACTGGCTTACACTGGTCGCACCTTTGGCGCCGAAGAAGCGCGTAACATTGGCCTGGTCAATCGCGTCTACAGCGACACCGCCAGCCTGCTTGAAGGTGTGATGGGGATTGCCCGTGAGATCGCCAGCAAGTCGCCGATTGCCATCACCGGCACCAAAGAGATGATCAGCTACATGCGCGACCATCGCATCGACGACGGCCTCGAATACGTCGCCACCTGGAACGCCGCCATGCTGCAATCCACTGATTTGCGCGTGGCCATGGCTGCCCATATGAGCAAACAGAAACCCGAATTTCTGGATTGA
- a CDS encoding acyl-CoA dehydrogenase family protein: MTDHQVINPLSIGTDYEALAERFRPIFQRIAAGAVEREQSRSLPYEPIQWLKDAGFGAVRVPVEYGGGGASLPQLFELLIELAEADSNVPQALRGHFAFAEDRLNSPPGPGRDLWFKRFVDGDIVGNAWTEIGAVAIGDVITKVSPHGDQWRLNGEKFYSTGSIFADWIDVYAQRSDTGGDVIVAVRTRQPGIVQSDDWDGFGQRTTGSGTSRFTDAEVEAENIIDFATRFKYQTAFYQLVLLATLTGIGRAALRDVVHQVRERKRIYSHGNAQRVSEDSQVQQVVGEVAAWVYAAEASALKAAQPAQRAYLARFSGDETLERAANVAAEIESARAQVVVSELIQRATTELFNALGASDVRQSKSLDRHWRNARTVSSHNPVIYKARIVGDWAINGTEPPYVWQIGNGPATR, translated from the coding sequence ATGACCGATCACCAGGTAATCAACCCGCTGTCCATCGGCACTGACTATGAAGCACTAGCCGAACGCTTTCGGCCGATCTTCCAGCGCATCGCTGCCGGAGCCGTCGAACGCGAGCAAAGCCGCAGCCTGCCGTACGAGCCGATTCAGTGGCTCAAGGACGCCGGTTTCGGCGCGGTGCGAGTGCCGGTTGAATACGGCGGTGGCGGCGCGTCCCTGCCACAGCTGTTCGAATTGCTGATTGAACTGGCCGAAGCCGACTCCAACGTGCCCCAGGCTTTGCGCGGGCATTTCGCCTTTGCCGAGGACCGCTTGAACTCGCCCCCGGGGCCGGGCCGGGATCTGTGGTTCAAACGCTTTGTCGACGGTGACATCGTCGGCAATGCCTGGACCGAGATCGGCGCCGTGGCAATCGGCGATGTGATCACCAAAGTTTCTCCCCACGGCGATCAGTGGCGGCTCAATGGCGAGAAGTTCTACAGCACCGGCAGCATTTTCGCTGACTGGATCGACGTCTATGCCCAACGCAGCGATACCGGCGGCGACGTGATCGTCGCCGTGCGCACACGCCAGCCGGGGATAGTGCAGAGCGATGACTGGGACGGTTTTGGTCAGCGCACCACCGGCAGCGGCACCTCGCGCTTTACCGATGCCGAAGTGGAGGCCGAAAACATCATCGACTTCGCCACCCGTTTCAAATACCAGACGGCGTTTTATCAGTTGGTGTTACTGGCGACCCTGACCGGCATCGGCCGCGCTGCGTTGCGCGATGTGGTGCATCAGGTGCGCGAGCGTAAACGCATCTACAGCCATGGCAATGCGCAGCGGGTCAGCGAGGATTCGCAAGTGCAGCAGGTTGTGGGTGAAGTGGCAGCGTGGGTGTACGCCGCCGAAGCCAGTGCCTTGAAAGCCGCACAACCGGCGCAACGGGCTTATCTGGCACGGTTCTCAGGGGATGAAACGCTGGAACGCGCGGCGAATGTGGCGGCGGAAATCGAATCGGCCAGAGCGCAGGTGGTGGTTTCGGAATTGATCCAGCGGGCGACTACTGAGCTGTTCAACGCCCTTGGTGCTTCGGATGTTCGCCAAAGTAAATCGCTGGATCGGCATTGGCGCAATGCCCGGACCGTTTCCTCACACAACCCGGTGATCTACAAGGCACGGATTGTCGGGGACTGGGCGATCAACGGGACTGAACCGCCGTATGTGTGGCAGATAGGTAATGGGCCTGCCACCCGGTAA
- the pssA gene encoding CDP-diacylglycerol--serine O-phosphatidyltransferase encodes MPLLFKRSLLPKLRSFPLTADAVTILSGAAEFRRCLLEKIAQATRRIYIVALYLQQDEAGQEILDALHAAKLARPELDVVVVVDWLRAQRGLIGAGKQPGNSAWYQETTRTHESVVPVYGVPVQTRELFGVLHLKGFVIDDCVIYSGASLNNVYLHKFDKYRFDRYHLLQNPALADSMHHLIQHGLMTSKAVHRLDLPNLPTTRSLRHDIGDLRSRLKHAAYDTTAGSTQKGGLSVSPLLGVGKNNPLSRVVCELIASAQQQLTICTPYFNLPLAVTREINRALARGVKIDIIVGDKTANDFYIPPSEPFKVIAALPYLYEISLRRFAKRHQRSIDNGKLNLHLWKDGDNTYHLKGMWIDQRYTLLTGNNLNPRAFRLDLENALLIDDPKGELQEPRGKELAEIFQHTRRIERYLNLETLPDYPAAVAKFLKRVSRVRIERLLYRIL; translated from the coding sequence ATGCCGTTGCTTTTCAAACGCTCTCTGCTGCCTAAATTGCGCAGTTTTCCGCTGACCGCCGATGCCGTCACCATCCTCTCTGGCGCTGCCGAGTTCCGTCGTTGCCTGCTGGAAAAAATCGCTCAGGCGACCCGGCGCATCTACATCGTTGCGCTGTACCTGCAACAGGATGAGGCCGGCCAGGAAATCCTCGATGCCTTGCACGCGGCCAAACTGGCGCGTCCGGAACTGGACGTGGTGGTGGTCGTGGATTGGCTGCGCGCCCAGCGCGGCTTGATCGGTGCCGGCAAGCAACCGGGCAACTCAGCCTGGTATCAGGAAACCACCCGTACCCACGAAAGTGTCGTGCCGGTGTACGGCGTGCCGGTGCAGACCCGCGAGTTGTTCGGCGTGCTGCATTTGAAGGGCTTCGTGATCGACGATTGCGTGATTTACAGCGGCGCGAGCCTGAACAACGTTTACCTGCACAAATTCGACAAGTACCGCTTCGACCGTTATCACCTGTTGCAGAACCCGGCGCTGGCTGATTCGATGCACCACTTGATTCAGCACGGCTTGATGACCTCCAAAGCGGTGCATCGCCTCGACCTGCCGAACTTGCCGACCACCCGCAGCCTGCGCCACGACATCGGCGACCTGCGCAGCCGTCTCAAGCACGCGGCGTATGACACCACGGCAGGCAGCACGCAAAAGGGTGGTTTATCGGTCAGCCCCTTGCTCGGAGTGGGCAAGAACAATCCGTTGAGTCGGGTGGTCTGCGAGCTGATCGCCAGTGCGCAGCAGCAGCTGACCATTTGCACGCCGTACTTCAACCTGCCGCTGGCGGTGACCCGGGAAATCAACCGGGCCCTGGCTCGCGGCGTGAAGATCGACATCATCGTCGGCGACAAGACCGCCAACGATTTCTACATCCCGCCCAGCGAGCCGTTCAAGGTGATCGCGGCGCTGCCGTACCTCTACGAAATCAGCCTGCGGCGTTTCGCCAAGCGTCATCAGCGCAGCATCGACAACGGCAAGCTGAACCTGCATCTGTGGAAGGATGGCGACAACACCTATCACCTCAAGGGCATGTGGATCGATCAGCGCTACACCTTGCTGACCGGCAACAACCTCAATCCACGGGCGTTCCGTCTCGACCTGGAAAACGCGCTGCTGATTGATGATCCCAAGGGTGAACTGCAGGAACCGCGTGGCAAGGAACTGGCGGAGATTTTCCAGCACACCCGCCGCATTGAGCGTTACCTGAACCTGGAAACGCTGCCGGATTACCCGGCGGCGGTGGCCAAGTTTCTCAAGCGTGTGAGCCGGGTGCGGATTGAGCGGTTGTTGTATCGGATTTTGTAA
- the sfnG gene encoding dimethylsulfone monooxygenase SfnG gives MSQQAVKFAYWVPNVSGGLVVSKIEQRTHWGIDYNRKLAQLAEEAGFEYALTQIRFTAGYGAEFQHESVAFSHALLAATSKLKVIAAILPGPWQPALAAKQLATIDQLTNGRVAVNIVSGWFKGEFQAIGEHWLEHDERYRRSEEFIRALKGIWTQDNFTFRGDFYRFDNYSLKPKPLGRPEIFQGGSSRAARDMAARVSDWYFTNGNTPEGIKAQVDDIRAKATANNHSVKIGVNAFVIARDTEEEARAVLAQIIDQADPQAVNAFGDAAKQAGRASPEGEGNWAKSTFEDLVQYNDGFKTNLIGTPQQIAERIVALKAVGVDLVLAGFLHFQEEVEYFGKRVLPLVRELEAKVAVTPQAAVA, from the coding sequence ATGAGTCAGCAAGCCGTCAAATTTGCCTACTGGGTGCCGAACGTCAGTGGCGGGCTGGTGGTCAGCAAGATCGAGCAGCGCACCCACTGGGGCATCGACTACAACCGCAAACTGGCGCAACTGGCCGAAGAGGCCGGGTTCGAATATGCGTTGACCCAGATCCGCTTCACCGCTGGCTATGGCGCCGAATTTCAGCATGAATCGGTTGCCTTCAGCCATGCATTGCTGGCCGCGACCAGCAAGCTGAAAGTGATTGCGGCGATTCTGCCGGGGCCATGGCAACCGGCGTTGGCGGCCAAACAACTGGCGACCATCGATCAACTCACCAACGGCCGGGTGGCGGTGAACATTGTCAGTGGCTGGTTCAAGGGGGAATTTCAGGCCATCGGCGAACACTGGCTGGAACATGACGAGCGTTATCGCCGCTCCGAAGAATTCATTCGCGCACTCAAGGGCATCTGGACCCAGGACAACTTCACCTTTCGCGGTGACTTCTACCGTTTCGACAACTACAGCCTTAAACCCAAGCCGCTGGGCCGGCCGGAAATCTTCCAGGGCGGCAGTTCCCGTGCCGCCCGGGACATGGCCGCGCGGGTTTCGGACTGGTATTTCACCAACGGCAACACTCCAGAAGGCATCAAGGCTCAGGTCGACGATATCCGCGCCAAAGCGACCGCGAACAATCATTCGGTGAAGATCGGGGTGAATGCGTTCGTCATCGCTCGCGATACTGAAGAAGAGGCGCGGGCGGTGCTGGCGCAGATCATCGATCAGGCCGACCCGCAAGCGGTGAATGCGTTTGGCGATGCGGCGAAACAGGCGGGCAGGGCGTCGCCCGAGGGTGAGGGCAACTGGGCCAAATCGACCTTTGAAGATCTGGTGCAGTACAACGATGGCTTCAAGACCAACCTGATTGGCACGCCGCAGCAGATAGCCGAACGGATCGTCGCGTTGAAAGCCGTGGGTGTGGACCTGGTGCTGGCGGGGTTTCTGCACTTTCAAGAAGAAGTGGAATATTTCGGCAAACGGGTGTTGCCGCTGGTGCGGGAGCTGGAGGCCAAAGTGGCCGTAACGCCACAAGCCGCGGTCGCCTGA
- a CDS encoding TetR/AcrR family transcriptional regulator has translation MNEITSNDTRDIILDVTEKLIYKSGIAATGMDLLVKTAGVSRKSIYRYFANKEELVVAALQRRDVRWMHWYRSEVGNAQTPAERLLNLFTVLKAWFASEGFRGCAFINTSGETGDPQDPVRLVAKEHKQKLLDYVRELCTEYGATDPEALARQLLILIDGAITVALVMGDHSAADNAQCMARKLLDL, from the coding sequence ATGAACGAAATCACAAGCAACGACACACGCGACATCATTCTGGATGTCACCGAAAAGTTGATCTACAAAAGTGGCATCGCTGCCACCGGCATGGACCTTCTGGTGAAAACCGCCGGCGTCTCCAGAAAAAGTATTTACCGCTACTTCGCCAACAAGGAGGAGCTTGTCGTCGCGGCCCTGCAACGCCGCGATGTGCGCTGGATGCACTGGTATCGGAGCGAAGTCGGCAACGCACAAACCCCGGCCGAGCGGCTGCTCAACCTGTTTACCGTGCTCAAGGCCTGGTTCGCCTCCGAAGGCTTCCGTGGCTGCGCATTCATCAACACCAGCGGCGAAACCGGTGACCCGCAAGACCCGGTTCGCCTGGTCGCCAAAGAACACAAACAGAAACTGCTCGACTATGTGCGCGAGCTCTGTACCGAATATGGCGCAACAGACCCGGAGGCGCTGGCCAGACAGCTGCTGATCCTGATCGACGGTGCCATTACCGTAGCGCTTGTGATGGGTGATCACAGTGCCGCCGATAATGCGCAATGCATGGCGCGAAAGTTATTGGACCTGTAA
- the nudC gene encoding NAD(+) diphosphatase, translating to MTSRWTTAVLDTDQPGGWAVARSPEGFLFDDNGALFPREWLKRQDLSILAEHGIGHLDGEPVYLLELRSHSEVPGCNWKGLRAFMLDGDHTVYKVLGYAAQIGTWAREHRFCGNCGQAMIQVPRERAMYCEPCDLRHYPRISPSMIVLVTRGDEVLLARSPRFVTGVYSTLAGFAEPGESAEDCLIREVREEVQIEVRNIQYMGSQCWPFPHSMMLGFHAEYAGGEIVCQEDEIEDAQWFNVHELPPLPASRSIARYLIDVYVARRLGHAEPVLPG from the coding sequence ATGACTTCACGCTGGACCACTGCAGTACTGGACACCGATCAACCCGGCGGCTGGGCCGTGGCGCGCAGCCCCGAAGGTTTTTTGTTCGATGACAATGGCGCGCTGTTTCCACGGGAATGGCTCAAACGTCAGGACTTGTCGATTCTCGCCGAGCACGGCATCGGTCACCTGGATGGCGAACCGGTCTACCTGCTGGAGCTGCGCAGTCACAGCGAAGTGCCCGGCTGCAATTGGAAAGGCCTGCGGGCGTTCATGCTCGACGGCGACCACACCGTCTACAAGGTTCTGGGTTATGCCGCGCAAATCGGCACCTGGGCCCGTGAACATCGTTTCTGCGGCAACTGTGGGCAGGCGATGATCCAGGTGCCGCGTGAGCGGGCGATGTACTGCGAACCCTGTGATTTACGCCACTATCCGCGTATTTCGCCGAGCATGATTGTGCTGGTGACCCGTGGCGACGAGGTTTTGCTGGCCCGGTCGCCGCGCTTCGTCACCGGGGTCTACAGTACGTTGGCCGGGTTTGCCGAGCCGGGTGAGTCAGCCGAAGATTGCCTGATTCGCGAGGTCCGCGAAGAGGTGCAGATCGAGGTCAGGAACATCCAGTACATGGGCAGTCAGTGCTGGCCGTTCCCGCATTCGATGATGCTCGGTTTTCACGCCGAGTACGCTGGGGGCGAGATTGTCTGTCAGGAAGACGAGATCGAAGACGCCCAGTGGTTCAATGTGCACGAGCTGCCGCCGTTGCCGGCGTCTCGCTCGATTGCCCGTTACCTGATCGACGTTTATGTGGCGCGGCGCTTAGGCCACGCTGAACCAGTGCTGCCAGGCTAG
- a CDS encoding class I SAM-dependent methyltransferase, which produces MKDQVHPSAAAGYKTGADTYVRGRPDYPPQVADWLTVTLELNADRTVLDLGAGTGKFTGQLVATGAQVIAVEPVPQMLEKLCEAFPEVLAASGTATDLPLPDASVDVVVCAQAFHWFASTEALTEIARVLKPGGKLGLVWNLRDAKVSWMPKLDAIVNALEGDTPRYYTGAWREAFPHQAFGPLQVQYFSHGHTGSLEDVIFNRVRSISYIAALPVAERAKVDAQLRALIAGEPALRGRDVVTVPYETVAFVAVKGR; this is translated from the coding sequence ATGAAAGATCAGGTCCATCCCTCTGCGGCCGCAGGGTATAAAACCGGTGCCGACACCTATGTCCGTGGTCGTCCGGATTATCCACCCCAAGTGGCTGACTGGCTTACGGTTACCCTTGAGTTGAACGCCGATAGAACCGTGCTCGACCTAGGCGCCGGCACCGGCAAGTTCACCGGGCAGTTGGTGGCGACCGGGGCGCAGGTGATTGCGGTGGAACCTGTACCGCAGATGCTGGAGAAACTGTGCGAAGCCTTTCCTGAGGTACTGGCAGCGAGCGGCACCGCCACCGACCTCCCGCTGCCGGATGCGTCGGTGGACGTGGTGGTCTGTGCTCAGGCCTTTCACTGGTTTGCCAGCACCGAGGCGTTGACCGAGATTGCCCGGGTGCTCAAGCCCGGCGGCAAGCTGGGGCTGGTGTGGAACCTGCGCGACGCCAAGGTCAGCTGGATGCCAAAACTGGATGCGATCGTCAACGCGCTGGAAGGCGACACACCGCGTTATTACACCGGCGCGTGGCGCGAAGCCTTTCCACATCAGGCATTCGGGCCGTTGCAGGTGCAGTATTTCAGTCATGGTCATACGGGGTCGCTGGAGGATGTAATTTTCAATCGGGTGCGCTCCATCAGTTATATCGCTGCGTTGCCGGTGGCGGAGCGGGCGAAGGTTGATGCACAACTGCGGGCATTGATTGCCGGGGAACCGGCGCTGAGGGGGCGGGATGTGGTGACCGTGCCTTATGAAACCGTAGCGTTTGTGGCAGTGAAGGGCCGTTAG
- the pncA gene encoding bifunctional nicotinamidase/pyrazinamidase, with translation MPISSRAALLVIDVQNDFIPGGQLPVPEGDLIVPLINRLSRQFKQVIIAQDWHPPGHASFASSHPGRKPYDVIQLPYGEQTLWPEHCVRATSGAEFHPELDLPHAQLIIRKGCNPDIDSYSAFLEADRTTTTGLAGYLKERGIDTVYMVGLALDFCVMFSALDARAAGFNAFVVMDACRAIDLEGSLAAAIERMRVAGVGLIPSTELLG, from the coding sequence ATGCCAATTTCTTCACGCGCTGCCTTACTGGTCATCGATGTACAGAACGACTTCATTCCCGGTGGTCAATTGCCGGTACCGGAGGGTGATCTGATTGTGCCCCTGATCAATCGCCTGAGTCGCCAGTTCAAACAGGTCATCATTGCTCAGGATTGGCATCCGCCCGGCCACGCTTCATTCGCCTCCAGCCACCCCGGACGCAAGCCTTACGACGTGATTCAGCTGCCTTACGGTGAACAGACGCTGTGGCCGGAACATTGCGTACGGGCCACATCCGGCGCCGAGTTCCACCCGGAGCTGGACCTGCCCCACGCCCAACTGATCATCCGCAAGGGCTGCAACCCGGACATCGACAGTTATTCGGCGTTTCTGGAGGCGGATCGAACCACCACCACCGGTTTGGCCGGGTATCTGAAAGAACGCGGCATCGACACGGTTTACATGGTTGGGCTGGCACTGGATTTCTGCGTGATGTTCTCTGCGCTGGATGCGCGGGCGGCGGGGTTCAATGCGTTTGTGGTGATGGATGCTTGTCGGGCGATTGATCTGGAAGGTTCGCTGGCGGCAGCGATTGAGCGGATGCGGGTGGCTGGGGTCGGGTTGATTCCTTCAACCGAATTACTCGGCTGA
- a CDS encoding TSUP family transporter yields the protein MPFELSVDLTTLAVLALVAFIAGFIDAIAGGGGLLTTPALLTAGLPPHLVLGTNKLSSTFGSATASFTFYRRKLFHPRQWVHAIVGTLVGALTGAVVAHYLPAEWLNKMLPVIVFACGLYLLFGGTPKAPLDSDAPIRKKWQSSQGFSLGFYDGVAGPGTGAFWTVSSLLLYPIDLVKASGVARSMNFVSNIAALSVFIFSGQVDWIIGLSMGLSVMVGAFFGARTAISGGAKFIRPVFITVVLGLTVRLAWQHWFSVA from the coding sequence ATGCCTTTCGAACTCAGCGTTGACCTCACTACCCTGGCCGTTCTGGCCCTTGTCGCGTTCATTGCCGGTTTCATCGACGCCATCGCAGGTGGTGGCGGTCTGTTGACTACCCCGGCGCTGTTGACCGCTGGCCTGCCGCCGCATCTGGTGTTGGGCACCAACAAACTCAGTTCGACCTTCGGCTCGGCCACCGCCAGCTTCACCTTCTACCGGCGCAAGCTGTTCCATCCTCGGCAATGGGTGCACGCCATCGTCGGCACGCTGGTCGGCGCACTCACCGGCGCAGTGGTCGCTCATTACTTGCCGGCAGAATGGCTGAACAAGATGCTGCCGGTGATCGTTTTCGCCTGCGGCCTGTACCTGTTGTTCGGCGGCACGCCAAAGGCGCCGCTGGACAGCGATGCACCGATCAGGAAAAAGTGGCAATCGAGCCAAGGCTTCAGCCTCGGCTTCTACGACGGCGTGGCCGGCCCGGGAACGGGCGCGTTCTGGACCGTCAGCAGCCTGCTGCTCTACCCCATCGACCTGGTCAAGGCCAGCGGCGTGGCGCGCAGCATGAACTTCGTCAGCAACATCGCGGCGCTGTCGGTATTCATCTTTTCCGGGCAAGTAGACTGGATCATCGGCCTGAGCATGGGCCTGTCGGTGATGGTCGGCGCCTTCTTCGGTGCACGCACCGCCATCAGCGGCGGTGCGAAATTCATTCGCCCGGTGTTCATCACTGTGGTGCTCGGCCTGACCGTGCGCCTAGCCTGGCAGCACTGGTTCAGCGTGGCCTAA